From one Rosa rugosa chromosome 4, drRosRugo1.1, whole genome shotgun sequence genomic stretch:
- the LOC133707436 gene encoding cullin-1-like, with translation MVGLKSQPSFLVPGFFNVPSPNWKSTSINHSLIDQTLFLICVNSSSPVFENERQPIHLLLGDRGSIPHLETCLVIIIYFIFLCCTFHSSLPMHLFIFFILFGSIFLDTMASNGNHTTLQEGQSPLQLPKAEQRDCHYKPGEEYGTVLFTSTDRNFIEFDEGWEFLQKGITKMKRIVEGMPETQFSSDDYMKLYTTVYKLCTQDPLNDYSQQLYDKYRETFEVYITSTVLPSLREKPEESMLQELVKRWTNHKVMARWLSRFFHFLDRYFIARRSLPSLNEVALISFRDLVYHEVNANARVAVIDLICKEREGEQIDRELVKNVVDMFVEIGNGKMDAYEKDLEAHMLENTGDYYSLKASSWILEYSSPDYMLKVDECLRMERERVSHYLHSSSEQKLVNKVKDA, from the exons ATGGTGGGTCTCAAATCCCAACCAAGCTTCCTGGTCCCTGGCTTCTTCAATGTGCCTTCCCCTAACTGGAAATCAACCTCAATAAACCATTCTTTGATTGACCAAactctttttttaatttgtgtTAACTCTTCTTCTCCAGTTTTTGAAAACGAAAGACAACCAATCCATCTACTTCTAGGAGACAGAGGCTCCATCCCCCACTTGGAAACTTGCCTTGTGATCATTATATATTTTATCTTTCTATGTTGCACCTTTCACTCCTCATTGCCTATgcatctcttcatcttcttcatccttTTCGGTTCCATCTTTCTTGATACAATGGCCTCCAATGGAAACCACACAACATTGCAAGAAGGTCAGAGTCCACTACAGCTGCCTAAAGCAGAACAAAGGGACTGTCATTACAAAC CTGGGGAAGAATATGGAACAGTTCTTTTCACATCGACGGATCGCAATTTCATCGAGTTTGATGAAGGATGGGAGTTTCTGCAGAAGGGGATCACAAAGATGAAGAGGATCGTAGAAGGGATGCCAGAAACTCAGTTCAGCTCAGATGATTATATGAAGCTCTACACGACTGTTTACAAATTGTGTACTCAGGATCCCCTTAATGATTACTCTCAACAGCTTTATGACAAATATCGGGAGACGTTTGAGGTTTACATTACTTCAACGGTGCTTCCTTCTCTACGAGAGAAGCCTGAAGAGTCGATGCTGCAAGAACTTGTCAAAAGATGGACAAATCATAAAGTTATGGCAAGGTGGCTGTCACGCTTCTTTCATTTTCTCGATCGCTACTTCATCGCGAGGAGGTCGCTTCCCTCTCTAAATGAAGTTGCCCTTATCTCCTTCCGTGATTTGGTTTATCATGAGGTGAATGCTAATGCCAGAGTTGCTGTGATTGATCTCATCTGCAAAGAACGTGAAGGAGAGCAGATTGACAGAGAGCTAGTGAAGAATGTGGTAGACATGTTTGTTGAAATCGGAAATGGGAAAATGGATGCTTACGAAAAGGACTTGGAAGCTCACATGCTGGAAAACACTGGCGATTACTATTCTCTCAAAGCGTCGAGTTGGATTCTAGAGTATTCTTCTCCAGATTACATGTTGAAGGTCGATGAATGCTTGAgaatggagagggagagagtttcGCATTACCTGCATTCAAGCAGTGAGCAGAAGCTGGTGAACAAAGTTAAAGATGCATGA